In Silene latifolia isolate original U9 population chromosome 6, ASM4854445v1, whole genome shotgun sequence, the genomic window TGGTGCAGTAGCACAGACTCAAACTGCAAATGGAACAATTCCTCTAGAAGGTCCTCATAACACGGGTCCAGATGGCTCCAACGAGGATGGTCTCTTCACTCCTGAGTCCCTGCAATACGGATTGAAAGATCTTCAAGCTGCTACTAACAACTTCTCTAAAGACAATAAAATCGGCCGAGGAGGATTCGGGATTGTTTACAAGGTAAAAATTATAAAACAGATGCAAGATGGTAGTTGAAAGTTGAAAAGCAGTATCAGTCGTTTTACCGAGAAGTTTACCTTAGTTTGGTTAACTGTAAATGTTACCTCTTATTCAGGGCGTGTTGCCAAACGGGCAAGAAATAGCTGTGAAGAGACTGTCAAATGGCTCAGGTCAAGGCGATAAAGAATTCCAGACTGAGGTTGTAGTCTTAGCAAAGCTTCGGCACAGAAATCTAGTTAGGCTGCTAGGATTTTGCCTAACTGATGATGAAGCCATATTAGTGTACGAATTTGTGGCCAACAAGAGTCTCGACTACTTCTTATTTGGTATTGTACCTTCATTGAATTTATTATGATGTAAATTCCTATAAATATATCACACATGCTATTTATACCTTTCTCTTATTCGTGTTGTATGCAGATAGGGAAAAACGTGCAAAATTAAACTGGTCATGTCGTTTTGAGATTATCAAGGGGGTTGCTCGTGGAATGATGTATATTCATGAAGACTCTCCAGTTCGAATGATGCATCGTGATCTCAAAGCTGCCAATGTTTTGTTGGATGCGGAAATGTATCCAAAAATTGCAGATTTTGGATTGGCAAGAATTTGTGATGTTGGACAAACTCATATTAATCCAACTCTAGTTGTTGGAACGCGGTTAGTCTCACCTTTTCTATAATTTAGTTGAAGCTCTTTTCTTTCTTTGCAATATGATGCAGATGTAATGGTGTACCGCTAAAGTAACTAATCGGAAAATTAGGGGTAAGGAGCAAAACCACCATTAGGAATAAGAAATAGGAGACACTTACTTTTTGTTTCCTCCTGGTTGCGCATAGGATTATGCTAGGAGTAGGCACAAGATTGCTAGGAGTAGGCACAACCCGTTTAAAATAACCAGTCAATAAACCGGACATCGGACTCATCTAAAAAGTTGGCAATTGGTTTTGGTCACATGGGGTTTGGGGAGATTCAGTATAGATTTAAAGCTCTTTTTGTACTCATTTCAGTATTTCACCATGTTATTTGTCCATAAATTGCAGTGGTTATATGGCTCCCGAGTATTTATTTCACGGACATTTCTCATCAAAATCGGACGTCTATGCCTTGGGTGTGCTAATCTTGGAGATTGTTAGTGGTAGAAGGATAAGTGGTTCATCCTTCAACCAACCAGATGACGATGATCTTTTGACCTATGTGAGTATTAACCTTGTTTGAACATCTTTCCGTTTTAATCTCTCCCCTAATTAGTTACTGACGAAAAACCTCATGAAAATGTAAAATGGTTTACTGACAAAAAACGAGCACATAAACAACAAAAGAATGGATAATTTAAGTAATTACAAAGCATTGTAAGACCTCGTACATGAATTTGTGATGGATAATTTATTCTGTTATATATACACAGGCATGGAAAAGTTGGGAAGACGAAAAACCCTTGGAAGTTATGGATCCGATGTTAATTGATTCATTTTCCAGTAAAGAAATTATAAAATGTGTGCAATTGGGGTTACTATGTGTTCAAGAGGATAGAAATCTAAGACCTACTATGTCCACTGTACTCCACATGCTCAATTCTCACTCTGGTGTCGCTGTGATCTCTGCACCACAACACCCTGCCTACGTTTACAATGGCAGCTTCCGGCAATCAATAACGGTGTCTACTACGGGTAGTACGTCTAGGTCGACCGCAAGGTAGTTTAATCATTGGTGATGTGTGACAATTAGATGAAAACTTGTTAGCAGTGCTAGTGTTAGTGTAGACATTGATGATTCTTTGAGGTTCAAAATTTGGGTGTATTTTGTTAGAATAACTAGTCCTCATCCATAGAAGATTGCGTGTATTTGTTGGAAAAATGTAAGAACACGACTTTGAGTCCGCAGTCTTGGATAAGAATTGGTAATTTTTGATAGCCACTTAAACTTATGCGCATGCGTGCTTGTTCAGTTGTTCTCATGTAGAAGCACATGATAAAATGCAGGAGGAGTTTGTGCGAACCTTAAGTTGGTTGCGATGGTAGAGAATAACGAGCTGAACCAGTCTATATCCGCTTCAACACGAGAATATAGCAAATGCTGATTAAAATGCAGGTCTGCCTGAGGAAACTGTACCTCTTGCTTTAAATACTTATAATTCAGTTTTCTGGACTCTGCTTTTGTTTACTCTTGAGTTCCCCTCATTTGAAAACTAGATTTACTTCCCCATTTGTAATCTGCTTACCTAGTTTCATCCCAAATTGATTTGTACATTGACTTTCGAGAAGACTTGGTTCCTGTACAGAATAGTTGAACATGACATTGTTCATTATCTACCAACAACATTCTTAGTTTTGTTCCGTTCATTTGCTTACCTTTGATAAAAAAATACCCCTTAGTAAAGAATAAAACAGAATAGTTGTATAGTTGTAATGATTGAGACAGGTCATTGTATAACGTGCCAGCCGCTGGTCAGTATCATCCTTCGGGCCGACTTGAGTTCTTGTAGTCATCGTTCGGTATCAGGTTGAGTCTGATTTGGTTTGTCTCATTATCGATATGCTTCCAAGTTTTGACTGATAATCTCATGATTAATCTAGTTTTATGTGCATTTATATTGTTTTTATTTAAATGTCATTTCCATCTTATTTTGATCATTAATAAGTTGATTTGTTGGTTTCGGTTTAGTTCAGGTTGGGATAAACAGGTTTGTTATCGGTTTGGCTTATGTCGGCTACAGTCTGGTGGGTACActtaattttttatttatgtaGAGTCGGGTTTTAGACGATTCAGGTTGGAGTTATTGTGTCAGGTCAGCTCTATCAACTGTAAAAATAAGTAATGTGTGAAATAAAGGGAGCATAAGGTACTCTGCTGCAAGCTGTATGTATCAGGACAATCCGCGTAAGAACTGTCCAAAATACTAAGCGATGAAGTGGAAGATGAGGTCAGAATTTCGCTTTTACAATTCTACTCTAAATTCCCATGCCGAGTTTGGTGTGGTATGTACTGTTTATGTTGACCATTAAAAGAAGTTGGTGATTTGCAGGCCGGGACATGTTTTGACAGGTCTAGTATTACCTGGAAATCTTAGGCCAGTTCTTTTGATTAAGTTTCGGTCAGCTCACCTCAGCTAGTTCAATTAAGTTCTGACTGTTTCAGCCCAATAGAATGAATCCTTATACTATTGTTGATGATGTTTCTACGCCAACCGGTCTAGTTTAATGCTAACCGTCATCAATGATGCTTGGATCTTGAATGGCTCTGCAAAATCCCACATTCCTTGTTTTTCCTTTTACATGGAGATTGGTTCTGCAAGctaatatataattatatatgtAGCAATATCTTATTGTTTAAGTTTTATTGTCAAcaaaacataaaaatatttaatttaatcaattattaatattcTAACCAGTACTTGGATAATATATTAATCCCTCTTGCTAATCCAGCTATAACATGATTCTCAACATGTAAGCCACTAACTGAGTTAGTTAGTAGAATTGGCCAAAGAAAATCATAAGAAACTCTGCTTCTGTTTGATCATTTCTTGTACGATCGTGTACATGTTAAAGCTGTTGTATATACTTCAATTAGTACAGCAGAAAAATAAAATTAACAGGGAGAATGAAGATGAATAGAATATCTGTAATGGTGATACTGATATTGATGGTGTTGTCGACAGTGATGATCCCATCAGCAGCACAAGGTGTGGATGATCCTTCGACAGTTTGCGCTCCGAGCATAAGTACTGGTTGTGACAACACAACAACTAATGCTACATATGAGGAACTCCTCGTTACATGTTGTAAAGCTTTGAAAGATGCAGCCGGCTTTGAAAGGGAATGTTTCTGTAATGTGATGAACATTGCTCGGAATCAAAGTACCACGTCTGACGAATCTTACAACACGCTTCTCACTACTTGTGAAATCCCCGGTACTGTTGATAGTTTATGCCCAGGTATTATCCCTACCCTACCGTCTTCTTCTGAAAATGAAATCTGGTAATTTAGTAAAAATAGTAGGCCACTGCAAAATGGCAAGGGTGATCCTATATCATATTGGCTACAGTGTTACGCGTCTGatgcttgcattttcttgatacaGAAACTACCCCTTCATTGTCGGATTCATCCCCTTCCAAAGAGTCGGGTAAGTAACTTTCAGCTAACAATGAAGAATAATGTTGAATCACGGTCTTGCGTAACATGTTTGTATTAAAGGTTGTTTTTTGAAATAACTTTCAAATGTCTTGTTTGTTTGGGCGTCGTAACTGACTCCTGTGTGCTCTTGACACAGGATCCACCCCTTCAGCAGTGTCAGATACCCCTTCTCAAGCGTCAGGTTAAGTATCCTTCAAATGTCGATGTTGCGAGTATCATTTTGTTGGTAATGCTGACAGTTTTGCTATTGTGCTGCAGAAAGCAAAATCGGAATAGTTATTGGAATAGTTGTGGGAGTAGTTGTGGTGGTTTTATTGGTCATAGGTATTATCTTCTTTTGTAAAAGGACACCAAAACCAATTCCGCCAAACAACTCATCATCGGAGCCAAATGATGTAAACTACTCGCAAGGCGGTAATAATTCCTGTCCAAATAGTCTGAGTTTAACGCGTGGTAATGGGGAAATATCGTGttattcatttcattttataactTGTGGTGCAGTAACGCAACCCCAAACTGGAACCAACAAGGATAGTCTCGTGACTCCCGAGTCCCTGCAATATGAATTTGAAGAGATTCAAGTCGCTACTAACAACTTCTCTAAAGATAACAAAATCGGTCAAGGAGGATTCGGGTCTGTTTACAAGGTAAAATTTATGATTTAAAAAGGAGAAATTGAAACAAACATCTATTTAAATTCTTTCCTTCATATCTCCTCTCACTTAAGAACAAAATTAAACCTCACCATGTCGGGTTTTATTACCAGTCTCTAACGTGCTATTGAGTTTAACTGCCATAGCCATTTACCACCCTCTTAACATCTATTTAAATTCTTTCCTCATCTGTGCGCGATGGTAGTTGAAATTCGATAGCAGCCGTTTCACCCAACATTTTTACTTAATTTGGCTAATTTAACAAGGTTCTCTTATTCAGGGTGCGTTGCCAAACGGGCAACTAATAGCTGTGAAAAGACTAGCAAATGGCTCAGGCCAAGGCGATAAGGAATTCCAGACGGAGATTGTACTTTTAGCAAAGCTTCAGCACAGAAATCTAGTTAGGCTACTAGGATTTTGCCTAACTGATGAAGAAGCCATATTAGTGTACGAGTTTGTGGCCAATAAGAGTCTCGACTACTTCCTATTTGGTATTCTAccttaattgaattgaatttattACAATTTGACTTCTTATCAACACCGTCTATTTACACCCGTCTTTATTCACTTTATGCAGATAATAATAAACGAGCAGAGTTGAACTGGTCATGTCGTTTTGAGATAATCAAAGGTGTTACGCGAGGAATGATGTATATTCATGATGATTCTCCAGTTCGAATGATGCATCGTGATCTCAAAGCTGCCAATGTTTTGCTGGATGCGGAAATGTATCCAAAAATTGCAGATTTTGGATTGGCAAGAATTTGTGATGTTGGACAAACTCATATTAATGCTACTCGAGTTGTTGGAACTCAGTAAGTCTCACCTCTCCCTCTGTTTATTTTTAGTTTCTCTCTTTCTTGAAGATTTAACAGTTCTAGAAGTCACTTTTGTTTGTATGTATTCTTACCGTGCTATTTGTGTATAAATCGCAGTGGCTATATGGCTCCGGAGTATTTATTTCACGGACAGTTCTCAGTGAAATCAGATGTATATGCCTTAGGTGTGCTAATTTTGGAGATCGTTAGTGGCAGAAAGGTTAACGGTTCGTCCTTCAACCAACCAGGAGGTGAAGGCCTTTTGAGCTACGTAAGTTTCCACAGGCATACTGTTTCAGTTTCTGTAAAACGACGTATTATTAGTTTCTGTAGGAATCGGCAATAGTTACTTATTCTATTATATATCCACAGGCATGGCGATGTTGGGAAGACGAGAAGCCCTTGGAAGTTATGGATCCATTGTTGAGGGATTCGTTTTCAAATGACGAAATTATAAAATGTGTGCAATTGGGATTACTATGTGTTCAAGAGAATAGTAATCTGAGGCCTACTATGTCCACTGTAGTCCACATGCTCAGCTCTTACTCCGGTGTCGCTGCGATCGCTATGCCTCAACACCCTGCTTACATTTACACTGGTGGATCCCAACACTCGACAACAGTGTCAACAACGTGTAGCACAGCTAGGTTGATTCCATGACTGCAACGCGGTTTGATCACCGGTGATGTATAACAATTAGATGAAAATTTGCTACCAATGCAAGTGTAGAGATTGTAttaattttttgggtttttattgaATGATAAAACCATTTTTTGTAATTTATCCTGTAAATGTTAATTTGATCCTTTTTTAAAAAAGTCACAAGAGTAACGCTGATGCAAAATTCTGAAGCCGAGAGCCGAGGCTTTCAGATGATGTGAAAATTTTAGTTATAACTTGTGATCACTGTGTCATTGATTTTTATTATGAATAGGTGACAAACTGACAATTATCTGTCTTAGATTAAGACCGTCTTAAAGAAGACTAACTGGCATGCGCCTTAGGAGCGAGTATCATTTTGTCGGTAATGCTGGTAATTTTTTAAGAAACCCAaagtcccacattgataaaagaggagaagaattaccacttggcaaggggctactccctctactgccaattggttttagagtacCACCCTCTTGGGCCTCCGTTTGGGTACGGCTCaggcccgttgttgaatttaacaaTTTTGCTATTGTGCACAAAAGAAAACAGGAATAAAATAATATCAACCAAAAAAATTTAAGCTGATGGTCgagtttcaaatcattttttaaTACCCGAATTGCTGTGAGTTGATTCTCTTTTGATTTAAGATTTATTCTACCAATTAAGGAAGGAGTAATATCCTATCATTCCATTAAAGGAGTATAAATAATTTTTAGCAATTTGCTAATTACCAAGTTGTATAGTGAACATCACATACTCAGACATGTAAGCCATTAACTAAATTTTCGGCTTTGACTATGGCATATCACAGGCAGACTAAGCCATATGCAGCATAATCTAATTACATTGAAACCGCTCTTATGTTTGATCATTTCATGTAAGATTGTGTATAAGTTAAAGGCAGTCGATGCATTTCAAAgcggaaaaaaaaaggaataatAAAGTGAGCGAAAGAGGATGAAGATGAATAAGGTGTCGATGATGGTGGTAGCGATATTGATGGTGTTATCAACACAGATAATGTGGTCATCAGCACAAGTTGCGGATGGGCCTTCGTTGTTAAGTTGTGAGTCGAGCTTAAATACTAGTTGCGACAACACAACTTATACAACTACAGAGGAATTCGTAGCAGGATGTTGTGACGCTTTGAAAGAGGTAGCCGGCTTTGAGAGGGAATGCTTCTGTTCTTTGGTGCGCGATACTCAGGCTGATGGTACCACTCCAGACGCTGATATGAACGAGATTTTCCTTCTTTGTGATATCCCCGGTACTGTTGACAGTTTATGCCCAGGTACTTTCCTTACCCTTCCATGCACCCTCTTTGCCCTTACGAGGAAAATTGTCTCCCTTCATCTCAAACTCCCAATCATTTGTTACCATCAGCTTAAGATTACGGTTGAGTTGGTTCCTTGACATTGTATCAGAGGCAGTGTGACCAAAATGTCATAATGTAGGCTCAAAGCGCATGTCTAATGAAGTACTTCTCTATTAGCTACAGTCTTATGTACTTGGGCGTCATAACTGATTCGTGTTTACTCTAGATACAAGATCTACCCCTTCAGTAGCGGATTCACCCCATTATCAAAAGGCAGGTAAGTATCTTTCAAATAACGACGAAGAAAAATTGTTAAATTGCAGTCTTGAGTAACACATTATTTAAAGGTTATTCATTGAGATAACCTTCAAATGTcttatctatttgggcctcacgACTGATTCGTGCATACGCTTTGATACAGACTATATACCTTCAGTGTCAGATTCAACCCCTTCCCAAGAGTCAGGTAAGTTAAATCGCGGCCTTGTGTAACACGTTAAGATACTCAACAATGTCGATGTAGCGagtatcattttttttattttttgttcaGGAAGCAAAATCGGAATGATAGTTGGAATAAGCGTGGGAGCAGTTGTAGTGGTCATCGTGATCATAAGTACAATCTTCATCTTCTTTTGTAGAAAGAGACCAATAGCAATTGCGTCGAATGACCTAACATTAGAGGCAAATGCTGTAAACTACGGAAACATGGAACCAAATGGTGCAAATTACTCAAAAGATGGTAACAATTCCGGCCCATATAGTCAGTCATCGAGTTTAAGTGTTTAATGCGTGCGTGGTAATGGTTTAATAAGGTGTTGTTTATTTCGTCTAATAACTCGTGGCGCAGGAATGCAATCTCAGATTGCAAATGCAGGAATTCCTCATAAGAATGCTTTACCTGCGGTTCCAAT contains:
- the LOC141587349 gene encoding cysteine-rich receptor-like protein kinase 5 isoform X2 translates to MEPNIANYSQDVAQTQTANGTIPLEGPHNTGPDGSNEDGLFTPESLQYGLKDLQAATNNFSKDNKIGRGGFGIVYKGVLPNGQEIAVKRLSNGSGQGDKEFQTEVVVLAKLRHRNLVRLLGFCLTDDEAILVYEFVANKSLDYFLFDREKRAKLNWSCRFEIIKGVARGMMYIHEDSPVRMMHRDLKAANVLLDAEMYPKIADFGLARICDVGQTHINPTLVVGTRGYMAPEYLFHGHFSSKSDVYALGVLILEIVSGRRISGSSFNQPDDDDLLTYAWKSWEDEKPLEVMDPMLIDSFSSKEIIKCVQLGLLCVQEDRNLRPTMSTVLHMLNSHSGVAVISAPQHPAYVYNGSFRQSITVSTTGSTSRSTARRSLCEP
- the LOC141587349 gene encoding cysteine-rich receptor-like protein kinase 5 isoform X1, whose product is MSESDASLNQLFSVCNIAGTVDTVCSGSHTPTSGKTGIVIGVSVAGVALLGSLIIGIVFFRKRKPKPVVKNNTQSEPEDATYVTMEQHVANYSHDVAQTQTANGTIPLEGPHNTGPDGSNEDGLFTPESLQYGLKDLQAATNNFSKDNKIGRGGFGIVYKGVLPNGQEIAVKRLSNGSGQGDKEFQTEVVVLAKLRHRNLVRLLGFCLTDDEAILVYEFVANKSLDYFLFDREKRAKLNWSCRFEIIKGVARGMMYIHEDSPVRMMHRDLKAANVLLDAEMYPKIADFGLARICDVGQTHINPTLVVGTRGYMAPEYLFHGHFSSKSDVYALGVLILEIVSGRRISGSSFNQPDDDDLLTYAWKSWEDEKPLEVMDPMLIDSFSSKEIIKCVQLGLLCVQEDRNLRPTMSTVLHMLNSHSGVAVISAPQHPAYVYNGSFRQSITVSTTGSTSRSTARRSLCEP
- the LOC141587348 gene encoding cysteine-rich receptor-like protein kinase 5 isoform X1 — its product is MKMNRISVMVILILMVLSTVMIPSAAQGVDDPSTVCAPSISTGCDNTTTNATYEELLVTCCKALKDAAGFERECFCNVMNIARNQSTTSDESYNTLLTTCEIPGTVDSLCPETTPSLSDSSPSKESGSTPSAVSDTPSQASESKIGIVIGIVVGVVVVVLLVIGIIFFCKRTPKPIPPNNSSSEPNDVNYSQGVTQPQTGTNKDSLVTPESLQYEFEEIQVATNNFSKDNKIGQGGFGSVYKGALPNGQLIAVKRLANGSGQGDKEFQTEIVLLAKLQHRNLVRLLGFCLTDEEAILVYEFVANKSLDYFLFDNNKRAELNWSCRFEIIKGVTRGMMYIHDDSPVRMMHRDLKAANVLLDAEMYPKIADFGLARICDVGQTHINATRVVGTHGYMAPEYLFHGQFSVKSDVYALGVLILEIVSGRKVNGSSFNQPGGEGLLSYAWRCWEDEKPLEVMDPLLRDSFSNDEIIKCVQLGLLCVQENSNLRPTMSTVVHMLSSYSGVAAIAMPQHPAYIYTGGSQHSTTVSTTCSTARLIP
- the LOC141587348 gene encoding cysteine-rich receptor-like protein kinase 5 isoform X2, encoding MIPSAAQGVDDPSTVCAPSISTGCDNTTTNATYEELLVTCCKALKDAAGFERECFCNVMNIARNQSTTSDESYNTLLTTCEIPGTVDSLCPETTPSLSDSSPSKESGSTPSAVSDTPSQASESKIGIVIGIVVGVVVVVLLVIGIIFFCKRTPKPIPPNNSSSEPNDVNYSQGVTQPQTGTNKDSLVTPESLQYEFEEIQVATNNFSKDNKIGQGGFGSVYKGALPNGQLIAVKRLANGSGQGDKEFQTEIVLLAKLQHRNLVRLLGFCLTDEEAILVYEFVANKSLDYFLFDNNKRAELNWSCRFEIIKGVTRGMMYIHDDSPVRMMHRDLKAANVLLDAEMYPKIADFGLARICDVGQTHINATRVVGTHGYMAPEYLFHGQFSVKSDVYALGVLILEIVSGRKVNGSSFNQPGGEGLLSYAWRCWEDEKPLEVMDPLLRDSFSNDEIIKCVQLGLLCVQENSNLRPTMSTVVHMLSSYSGVAAIAMPQHPAYIYTGGSQHSTTVSTTCSTARLIP